From a region of the Streptacidiphilus albus JL83 genome:
- a CDS encoding MFS transporter, protein MTPNAPASRRSRIRRLASQLSVDLSPWHSSRDFRLLWSSGAITIVGSYLTLVAVPLQLKQLTGSSLAVGLIGAVELVPLIVCGLWGGALADALDRRRLVLYNEVAQGVCAVLLLANALLPHPMVWPLYAIAALSSAFGAIQRPSLDAMTQQIVPHDQLTAAASLNSLRWNVGAIASPALAGLIATTAGVSVAYGLDAATFVASVLLMYRLRPVPPSAGAEKPSVRAILDGLRYARSRPELLGTYAVDLAAMFFAMPTALFPFLADRLHADWSLGLMYGSFAVGALVVTLTSRWASRVHRHGRMVVWAAMGWGAAIAGAGLSGDVWLVLLCLAAAGGADMVSGLFRSTMWNGSIPDELRGRLAGVELLSYSAGPQLGQVRAGGTASLIGVRGSIWVGGLACVAAVGALAVSLPALMRYDARTDPHALALRAHRAGATAGAAPEPAGAEPAPAGAAQPVG, encoded by the coding sequence GTGACCCCGAACGCCCCTGCCTCCCGAAGATCGCGGATTCGCCGCCTCGCCTCCCAGCTCAGCGTGGACCTGTCGCCCTGGCACAGCTCCCGCGACTTCCGGCTGCTCTGGAGCTCCGGCGCGATCACCATCGTCGGCAGCTACCTCACCCTGGTCGCGGTCCCGCTCCAGCTCAAGCAGCTGACCGGCTCCTCGCTCGCGGTCGGGCTGATCGGTGCGGTCGAACTGGTGCCGCTGATCGTCTGCGGGCTCTGGGGCGGGGCGCTCGCCGACGCGCTGGACCGGCGGCGGCTGGTCCTCTACAACGAGGTCGCCCAGGGCGTCTGCGCGGTGCTGCTGCTGGCCAACGCGCTGCTGCCGCACCCGATGGTCTGGCCGCTCTACGCGATAGCCGCGCTCAGCTCGGCCTTCGGCGCGATCCAGCGTCCCTCGCTGGACGCGATGACCCAGCAGATCGTCCCGCACGACCAGCTGACCGCCGCCGCCTCGCTCAACTCGCTGCGCTGGAACGTCGGCGCCATCGCCAGCCCGGCCCTGGCCGGGCTGATCGCCACCACCGCCGGCGTGTCCGTGGCCTACGGGCTGGACGCGGCGACGTTCGTGGCGTCCGTGCTGCTGATGTACCGGCTGCGTCCGGTGCCGCCCTCCGCCGGGGCCGAGAAGCCCTCGGTCCGGGCGATCCTCGACGGGCTGCGCTACGCCCGCAGCCGTCCCGAACTGCTCGGCACCTACGCGGTGGACCTGGCCGCGATGTTCTTCGCCATGCCGACCGCGCTCTTCCCCTTCCTCGCCGACCGGCTCCACGCGGACTGGTCGTTGGGGCTGATGTACGGCTCCTTCGCGGTCGGCGCGCTGGTGGTGACGCTGACCAGCCGCTGGGCCTCGCGGGTGCACCGGCACGGGCGGATGGTGGTCTGGGCGGCCATGGGCTGGGGCGCGGCCATCGCCGGGGCCGGGCTCAGCGGCGATGTCTGGCTGGTGCTGCTCTGCCTGGCGGCGGCCGGCGGCGCCGACATGGTCAGCGGGCTGTTCCGGTCGACCATGTGGAACGGCAGCATCCCGGACGAGCTGCGCGGACGGCTGGCCGGGGTCGAGCTGCTGAGCTACTCGGCGGGTCCGCAGCTGGGCCAGGTCCGGGCCGGCGGCACCGCCTCGCTGATCGGCGTGCGCGGCTCGATCTGGGTCGGCGGCCTGGCCTGCGTGGCGGCGGTCGGCGCGCTGGCGGTCTCGCTGCCGGCGCTGATGCGCTACGACGCCCGCACCGACCCGCACGCCCTCGCCCTCCGCGCCCACCGCGCCGGGGCGACGGCCGGGGCCGCGCCCGAGCCGGCCGGGGCCGAACCCGCGCCGGCCGGGGCGGCGCAGCCGGTGGGCTGA
- a CDS encoding DUF58 domain-containing protein: MTGPAPERRSVAAARARRSGSTAPPAPEVLRALGSDGRQADDAEAPSLRPTEWRAAPRTLRLASLTALAVLLALVTGQPWLLALAAGPLVLLVVAATDDAQPQRVRVVADVPSRRCFEGERVVVTVTAVFDGVVGWVDPGVSLGPGTDLVSVDVDGPVVTLGYTARRWGRWTLGVVDLDLYDAGGLTRRTVRADLGEIEVFPMPADGSFTPIPVRLPDRLGEHTARQTGEGIEVVGVRPHVWGERQRRIHWAATTRRGSIQVNQFAAERAADAVVLLDAFCDIAGPEPVGRSSLDESLRVAAGLVRTYLHSHDRVGIVSVGGRLNWLQPGTGDAHFYRLVQAVLDVRRDLTFSTPDLNRLPPPAIPNSALVYAVTSLADPRIMDVLGGLAERGNPVVIVEIPIADPRVNPNDSIQELALRLWRLDRQALRYSLVDKGIPVVPWEGETLDLSLAPLLRTRIQGRVS, from the coding sequence ATGACCGGCCCCGCCCCGGAGCGCCGGTCGGTGGCCGCCGCCCGGGCGCGCCGGTCCGGCAGCACCGCCCCGCCCGCGCCGGAGGTGCTGCGGGCACTCGGCAGCGATGGCCGGCAGGCCGACGACGCCGAGGCCCCGAGCCTCCGGCCGACCGAGTGGCGGGCCGCGCCGCGCACCCTGCGGCTGGCCAGCCTGACCGCGCTGGCCGTGCTGCTGGCGCTGGTGACCGGCCAGCCGTGGCTGCTCGCGCTGGCCGCGGGTCCGCTGGTGCTGCTGGTGGTCGCCGCCACCGACGACGCCCAGCCGCAGCGGGTCCGGGTGGTGGCGGACGTGCCCTCGCGCCGCTGCTTCGAGGGCGAGCGGGTGGTCGTCACCGTCACCGCCGTCTTCGACGGCGTCGTCGGCTGGGTCGACCCCGGGGTCTCGCTCGGCCCCGGCACCGACCTGGTCTCGGTGGACGTGGACGGGCCCGTGGTCACCCTCGGCTACACCGCCCGCCGCTGGGGCCGCTGGACGCTGGGCGTGGTCGACCTCGACCTCTACGACGCGGGCGGCCTCACCCGGCGCACCGTCCGGGCCGACCTCGGCGAGATAGAGGTCTTCCCGATGCCGGCCGACGGCAGCTTCACCCCGATCCCGGTCCGGCTGCCGGACCGGCTCGGCGAGCACACCGCCCGGCAGACCGGCGAGGGCATCGAGGTCGTCGGCGTCCGCCCGCACGTCTGGGGCGAGCGGCAGCGCCGGATCCACTGGGCCGCCACCACCCGGCGCGGCAGCATCCAGGTCAACCAGTTCGCGGCCGAGCGCGCCGCCGACGCGGTGGTGCTGCTGGACGCCTTCTGCGACATCGCAGGCCCGGAGCCGGTCGGCAGGTCCAGCCTGGACGAGTCGCTGCGGGTCGCCGCCGGACTGGTCCGCACCTATCTGCACAGCCACGACCGGGTCGGCATCGTCTCGGTCGGCGGCAGGCTCAACTGGCTCCAGCCGGGCACCGGCGACGCCCACTTCTACCGGCTGGTGCAGGCGGTCCTGGACGTCCGCCGCGACCTGACCTTCTCCACCCCGGACCTGAACCGGCTGCCCCCGCCGGCCATCCCCAACAGCGCCCTGGTCTACGCGGTGACCTCGCTCGCCGACCCGCGGATCATGGACGTCCTCGGCGGTCTGGCGGAACGCGGCAACCCGGTGGTGATCGTGGAGATCCCGATCGCCGACCCGCGGGTCAACCCCAACGACAGCATCCAGGAGCTCGCCCTGCGGCTGTGGCGGCTGGACCGCCAGGCGCTGCGCTACAGCCTGGTCGACAAGGGCATCCCGGTCGTCCCCTGGGAGGGCGAGACCCTCGACCTCTCGCTCGCCCCGCTGCTGCGGACCCGGATCCAAGGGAGAGTCAGTTGA
- a CDS encoding AAA family ATPase, whose product MSPVSQQDATVLTPQQAGVRAHAVLDEVERAVVGKRAALELVMLGVLAGGHVLIEDLPGLGKTLLARSFATVLGLDFSRIQFTPDLLPSDVSGAPIYDQRTGEMVFRPGPVFTHLLLADEINRTPPKTQAALLEAMAEAQVSVDGVTRALPSPFVVIATDNPIEYEGTYTLPEAQLDRFLLRVRMGYLPVADEAAMLRRRLDRAAPEAVLSAHTDPAEVLAMRASLERVEIDDDLVDYIVALIDATRKHAQIQVGASPRGGLALVQLARARAVMAARDYVTPEDVKAVAVPALAHRISLRPELWVRRISSDDVIAGLVDSVPTPRTTPRTA is encoded by the coding sequence GTGTCCCCCGTGAGCCAGCAGGACGCCACCGTCCTGACGCCCCAGCAGGCCGGCGTGCGCGCCCACGCCGTCCTCGACGAGGTCGAGCGCGCCGTCGTCGGCAAGCGCGCCGCGCTGGAACTGGTCATGCTCGGCGTCCTGGCCGGCGGCCACGTGCTGATCGAGGACCTGCCCGGACTCGGCAAGACGCTGCTCGCCCGGTCCTTCGCGACCGTGCTCGGCCTCGACTTCAGCCGCATCCAGTTCACCCCCGACCTGCTGCCCTCCGACGTCTCCGGTGCGCCGATCTACGACCAGCGCACCGGTGAGATGGTGTTCCGGCCCGGTCCGGTCTTCACCCACCTGCTGCTCGCCGACGAGATCAACCGGACGCCCCCGAAGACCCAGGCCGCGCTGCTGGAGGCGATGGCCGAGGCCCAGGTCAGCGTCGACGGCGTGACCCGGGCGCTGCCCTCGCCGTTCGTGGTCATCGCGACCGACAACCCGATCGAGTACGAGGGCACCTACACCCTGCCCGAGGCCCAGCTCGACCGCTTCCTGCTGCGGGTGCGGATGGGCTACCTGCCGGTCGCCGACGAGGCCGCGATGCTGCGCCGCCGGCTGGACCGGGCCGCGCCCGAGGCGGTGCTCAGCGCCCACACCGACCCGGCCGAGGTGCTGGCGATGCGCGCCAGCCTGGAGCGGGTGGAGATCGACGACGACCTGGTCGACTACATCGTCGCGCTGATCGACGCCACCCGGAAGCACGCCCAGATCCAGGTCGGGGCCTCGCCGCGCGGCGGCCTCGCCCTGGTCCAACTGGCGCGCGCCCGCGCGGTGATGGCCGCCCGCGACTATGTCACCCCGGAGGACGTCAAGGCCGTCGCGGTGCCCGCGCTGGCGCACCGGATCAGCCTCCGCCCCGAGCTCTGGGTCCGTCGGATCAGCTCCGACGACGTGATAGCGGGGCTGGTCGACAGCGTCCCGACGCCGCGCACCACCCCCCGCACGGCATGA
- a CDS encoding DUF4129 domain-containing protein — MTGGTGGRRPDGLRLRGAAPLLGLALAVGLALAALCLHATSAVPVFGEGPLAHEWLLFAIFAFVAGIPTVMTYRSRQDERPRMTAREDRITAVVVFGTLALIGATVISLAVIGSGLPSKPEQPPTPPQPVASRPPGIPVPNNGVPQGNNHAPNTMELLPILRILLIVFLAGILIMGVFLFARRFRILNRSVLVASSAPAAAETDDVRLAEAVSAGRTALQGDDTRAAVIACYAAMETSLTANGVGRHASDSPSDLLARAAGAGLLTGPAPEALADLFREARYSTHPMGRDQLERARGALDAIGALLAGRRAEAEEQAAAWSAEVDRPDAPADAPVDASAGAGQRTVTR; from the coding sequence GTGACGGGTGGGACAGGTGGACGGCGGCCGGACGGTCTCCGACTGCGCGGCGCGGCACCGTTGCTGGGCCTGGCCCTCGCCGTCGGACTGGCCCTGGCGGCGCTCTGCCTGCACGCCACCTCCGCGGTGCCGGTCTTCGGCGAAGGACCGCTGGCCCACGAGTGGCTGCTGTTCGCGATCTTCGCCTTCGTCGCGGGCATACCCACGGTGATGACCTACCGCTCCCGGCAGGACGAGCGCCCGCGGATGACCGCCCGCGAGGACCGGATCACCGCGGTCGTCGTCTTCGGCACGCTCGCCCTGATCGGCGCGACCGTGATCAGCCTGGCGGTCATCGGCAGCGGACTGCCGAGCAAGCCGGAGCAGCCGCCGACGCCGCCCCAGCCGGTGGCGAGCCGTCCGCCCGGTATCCCGGTGCCGAACAACGGTGTCCCGCAGGGAAACAACCACGCGCCGAACACCATGGAACTGCTGCCGATCCTGCGCATCCTGCTGATCGTGTTCCTCGCCGGAATCCTGATCATGGGGGTGTTCCTGTTCGCCCGGCGGTTCCGGATCCTCAACCGGTCCGTCCTGGTCGCCTCCTCGGCGCCGGCCGCCGCCGAGACGGACGACGTCCGGCTCGCCGAGGCGGTCAGCGCCGGACGGACCGCCCTCCAGGGCGACGACACCCGGGCCGCAGTGATCGCCTGCTACGCCGCCATGGAGACCTCGCTCACCGCCAACGGTGTGGGCCGGCACGCCTCGGACAGCCCGTCGGACCTGCTGGCCCGCGCGGCCGGGGCCGGACTGCTGACCGGCCCGGCCCCGGAGGCGCTGGCCGACCTCTTCCGCGAGGCCCGCTACTCCACCCACCCGATGGGGCGCGACCAGCTGGAACGGGCCCGGGGCGCGCTGGACGCGATCGGCGCGCTGCTGGCCGGGCGCCGCGCCGAGGCCGAGGAACAGGCGGCGGCCTGGTCGGCCGAGGTCGACCGCCCGGACGCCCCCGCCGACGCCCCGGTGGACGCTTCGGCCGGCGCCGGGCAGCGGACGGTGACCCGGTGA